In Archangium violaceum, the following are encoded in one genomic region:
- a CDS encoding DUF448 domain-containing protein, giving the protein MRCCIGCGARRVQEELTRLVVGPEGGVVVDRRRRLPGRGAYLCGVGCLAAAVKRKAFGRAFRGRAGPVDPSVLGQALESGPVR; this is encoded by the coding sequence GTGCGATGCTGCATCGGTTGCGGCGCGAGGCGGGTCCAGGAGGAGCTCACCCGGTTGGTGGTGGGCCCCGAGGGCGGCGTGGTGGTGGACAGACGGAGGCGGCTCCCCGGGCGGGGGGCCTACCTTTGTGGTGTCGGGTGCCTGGCGGCGGCGGTGAAGCGGAAGGCCTTTGGCAGGGCCTTCCGGGGGAGGGCGGGTCCGGTCGATCCGTCGGTGCTCGGACAAGCGTTGGAGTCGGGCCCGGTGCGGTAG